One Mycolicibacter sp. MU0083 DNA window includes the following coding sequences:
- the htpG gene encoding molecular chaperone HtpG — MNARVEQLEFQAEARQLLDLMIHSVYTNKDAFLRELISNASDALDKLRLEAFRDKDLQVDTSDLHIDIEVDRDARTLTVRDNGIGMSRDEVVDLIGTLAKSGTAQLRQQLREAQDAEASEELIGQFGIGFYSVFMVADRVEMVTLKAGHSEATRWESSGDGTYTIETVDAGEQAAPGTAITLHLKPEDVEDELHDYTAEWTIRGLIKKYSDFIAWPIRMQIERRTPAEEDGGEETVTVETATLNSMQALWARPKDEVSQEEYKEFYKHIAHAWDDPLEVIAMKAEGTFEYQALLFIPSHAPFDLFNRDAQVGVQLYVKRVFIMGDCDQLMPEYLRFVKGVVDAADMSLNVSREILQQDRQINAIRRRLTKKVLSTIKELQAQRPEDYRTFWTEFGRVVKEGLLSDFDNQETLLGISSFASTHSDSEPTTLAEYVTRMKDGQEQIFYATGESRQQLLKSPHLEAFKAKGYEVLLLTDPVDEVWVSAVAEFDGKPLQSAAKGEVDLDSEEDKTAHEAERKEQEKDFAELLSWLQQTLDEHVKEVRLSTRLTDSPACLVTDTFEMTPALARIYRANGQEVPVGKRILELNPDHPLVTGLRQAHGERGEDTDLAETAELLYGTALLAEGGALEDPARFAELLAGRLARTV; from the coding sequence ATGAACGCGCGTGTGGAGCAGTTGGAGTTCCAGGCTGAGGCTCGTCAGCTGCTGGATCTGATGATCCACTCGGTCTATACCAACAAGGACGCGTTCCTGCGGGAACTGATCTCCAACGCCTCCGACGCGCTCGACAAGCTGCGCCTGGAGGCATTCCGCGACAAGGACCTGCAGGTCGATACCTCAGACCTGCACATCGACATCGAGGTGGATCGAGACGCCCGCACCCTGACCGTCCGCGACAACGGCATCGGCATGTCGCGCGACGAGGTGGTGGACCTGATCGGCACCCTGGCCAAATCCGGCACTGCGCAACTGCGCCAGCAACTGCGTGAGGCGCAGGACGCCGAAGCGTCTGAAGAACTGATCGGCCAGTTCGGCATCGGCTTCTATTCGGTGTTCATGGTGGCCGACCGCGTCGAGATGGTCACGCTCAAGGCCGGCCACAGCGAGGCCACCCGCTGGGAGTCCAGCGGTGACGGCACCTACACCATCGAGACCGTCGACGCCGGTGAGCAGGCAGCGCCCGGTACGGCAATCACCTTGCACCTCAAGCCCGAAGACGTCGAAGACGAACTGCACGACTACACCGCGGAGTGGACGATCCGCGGTTTGATCAAGAAGTACTCCGACTTCATCGCCTGGCCCATCCGGATGCAGATCGAGCGCCGCACACCGGCGGAGGAAGATGGCGGCGAAGAGACCGTGACGGTCGAAACCGCCACGCTGAACTCGATGCAGGCACTATGGGCGCGGCCCAAAGACGAAGTGTCGCAAGAGGAGTACAAGGAGTTCTACAAGCACATCGCGCACGCCTGGGACGACCCGCTCGAGGTCATCGCGATGAAGGCCGAAGGCACCTTCGAATACCAGGCGCTGCTGTTCATCCCGTCGCACGCCCCGTTCGACCTGTTCAACCGCGACGCCCAGGTCGGGGTGCAGCTGTATGTCAAACGGGTGTTCATCATGGGCGACTGTGACCAGTTGATGCCCGAATACCTGCGGTTCGTCAAGGGTGTCGTCGACGCGGCGGACATGTCGCTCAACGTCTCCCGGGAGATCCTGCAGCAGGACCGACAGATCAACGCGATCCGGCGCCGGCTCACCAAGAAGGTGCTCTCCACCATCAAGGAGCTGCAGGCGCAGCGCCCCGAGGACTACCGCACCTTCTGGACCGAGTTCGGCCGCGTCGTCAAAGAGGGCCTGCTCTCCGACTTCGACAACCAGGAGACACTGCTGGGCATCAGCTCGTTCGCCTCGACGCACAGCGACTCCGAGCCGACCACGCTGGCCGAGTACGTCACCCGGATGAAGGACGGTCAGGAGCAGATCTTCTACGCCACCGGCGAGTCGCGTCAGCAGCTGTTGAAATCGCCGCACCTGGAGGCGTTCAAGGCCAAGGGCTACGAGGTGCTGCTGCTCACCGACCCGGTCGACGAGGTCTGGGTGAGTGCGGTTGCGGAGTTCGACGGCAAGCCGTTGCAGTCGGCGGCCAAGGGCGAGGTGGACCTGGATTCCGAGGAGGACAAGACCGCCCACGAAGCCGAGCGCAAGGAGCAGGAGAAGGACTTCGCCGAGCTGCTCAGCTGGTTGCAGCAGACCCTCGACGAGCACGTCAAAGAGGTGCGGCTGTCCACCCGGCTGACCGACTCTCCGGCCTGCCTGGTCACCGACACCTTCGAGATGACCCCGGCGCTGGCGCGGATCTACCGGGCCAACGGTCAGGAGGTTCCGGTGGGCAAGCGCATTCTGGAGCTCAACCCGGATCATCCGTTGGTCACCGGCCTGCGGCAGGCGCACGGCGAGCGTGGCGAGGACACCGACCTGGCCGAGACCGCCGAGTTGCTCTACGGCACCGCGCTGTTGGCCGAGGGCGGGGCGCTGGAGGATCCGGCCCGGTTCGCCGAGCTGTTGGCGGGGCGGCTGGCCCGCACCGTGTGA
- a CDS encoding PGRS repeat-containing protein codes for MLDAHRNGRRRPPSAWARLRTRVFAAAVAACAFVALGMAPSVTSPRAQADVFGWIDDLLDPVDAVAGAGAADEFDWAAFLDWFVNDPIYAGIDSFIDDPDNDWLIDIINSLAPAGQMWIGDGVDGTAEHPDGGAGGLLFGDGGHGYDGLGGDGGDAGMFGNGGAGGIGAYGQSGGDGGAGGWLLGDGGAGGAGGAGGGDGGIGGLGRGVVFGDGGAGGAGGIGATGALGAAGGTGGNGGAGGESTARFGNGGIGGAGGQGGFGGDGAAGVVGINGGAGGNAGDGGIGGVGGIGGNGGEFGSAGSGGRGGAAGLGGTGGTGAAGTEDNPNGGVGGNGGNGGTAGTGGAGGMADEGPGFHGEAGAEAQSGGNGGTGGRGFDATDAGDTGGRGGAGGNGGDHGDGGTGGEGGTGGESGIGGDGGKGGNGGAYGNGGTGGQGGRGGHGEAGTDGTHAGQSGTAGRQGGTGGAGGAGGLGGSISGNGGNGGAGGAGGTGGTGGAGQNGANGDTDGGYGQSGGDGGRGGQGGNGGRGGAGGGVAFGGSGRDGEIGAGGDAGNGGTGGTPGDGGKGADAVIGGGNGGAGGNGGSSYGGAAGAAGSGSVKGAAGIAGGPASGIHGNGGAGGNGSDGASPGARGGDGGRGGNGGNIGNGGIGGNGGQGALGRQGDGGTGYGVSGSAGGTGGAGGNGGAGGTGGSDRGDGGLGGSGGAGGTGGTGGTGTNGAVGVGNGGNGQHGGNGGAGGTGGAGGNGGTGGGVASGGSGHAGAQGLGGNGGAGGTGGTPGDGGRGADNRDISRFSGSGGDGGNGGDAGAGGAGGAGGTGSTNGVTGAAGQLPTGALGNGGDAGKGADATAVHDFGGNGGRGGNGGNIGNGGRGGDGGAGGPGLVGKNGSNGQQGFGNTYNGGVGTGGDQGGTGGDGGRGGAGGSIRGNGGDGGTGGVGGDGGTGGRGGNGANGSGAPAQSGGYGNTGGKGGTGGNGGTGGRGGTATNGNGGHGGMGGEGGLGGGGGAGGDGGDSWGLYEAGTGGTGGSGGTGGVSGAGGVGGSSTNGLGGNGGDTGRGGQGGGGGPGGDGGSGYLAKDGGTGGAGGAGGDSNGTVGAGGSPGGANGQISRPGLSGTTGVKGDHG; via the coding sequence ATGCTCGATGCACACCGCAACGGACGCCGCCGGCCGCCGAGCGCATGGGCACGCCTGCGGACTCGGGTGTTCGCCGCCGCGGTGGCCGCGTGCGCCTTCGTCGCGCTCGGGATGGCGCCGTCGGTGACGAGCCCGCGGGCACAGGCGGACGTTTTCGGCTGGATCGACGATCTGCTCGATCCCGTCGACGCGGTCGCCGGCGCCGGGGCGGCCGACGAATTCGACTGGGCGGCGTTTCTGGACTGGTTCGTCAACGACCCGATCTACGCCGGGATCGACAGCTTCATCGACGACCCGGACAACGACTGGCTCATCGACATCATCAACAGCCTGGCGCCGGCCGGCCAGATGTGGATCGGCGACGGTGTCGACGGAACCGCGGAGCACCCCGACGGGGGCGCCGGCGGTCTGCTGTTCGGTGACGGCGGCCACGGCTATGACGGCCTCGGCGGCGACGGCGGTGACGCCGGGATGTTCGGCAACGGCGGCGCCGGCGGCATCGGTGCCTACGGGCAGAGCGGCGGCGACGGTGGAGCGGGCGGCTGGCTACTGGGTGACGGCGGTGCCGGCGGCGCCGGTGGTGCCGGAGGCGGTGACGGTGGAATCGGCGGCCTGGGACGTGGCGTGGTGTTCGGTGACGGCGGCGCGGGCGGCGCCGGTGGCATCGGCGCAACGGGTGCTCTCGGTGCAGCCGGGGGTACCGGCGGCAACGGTGGCGCCGGCGGCGAGAGCACCGCGCGATTCGGAAACGGTGGCATCGGCGGCGCCGGTGGCCAGGGCGGATTCGGCGGCGACGGTGCGGCCGGCGTCGTCGGCATCAATGGCGGAGCCGGCGGGAACGCCGGTGACGGCGGGATCGGTGGCGTCGGCGGTATCGGAGGCAACGGCGGTGAATTCGGCAGCGCGGGCTCCGGCGGCCGCGGGGGAGCGGCCGGGCTGGGTGGCACCGGCGGGACCGGAGCGGCCGGCACCGAGGACAACCCCAACGGGGGCGTAGGCGGCAACGGTGGCAATGGCGGCACGGCGGGCACCGGTGGCGCCGGCGGCATGGCCGATGAAGGCCCCGGCTTCCATGGCGAGGCCGGCGCTGAAGCCCAGAGCGGTGGAAACGGCGGCACCGGCGGCCGGGGCTTCGACGCCACCGATGCCGGTGACACCGGCGGCCGGGGCGGCGCCGGTGGCAATGGCGGTGACCACGGCGACGGCGGTACCGGCGGTGAAGGCGGAACCGGCGGGGAGAGCGGTATCGGCGGTGACGGCGGTAAGGGCGGCAACGGCGGGGCGTACGGCAACGGCGGTACCGGTGGCCAGGGCGGCCGCGGCGGGCACGGCGAGGCCGGTACCGACGGCACCCACGCCGGCCAGTCCGGGACCGCGGGCCGGCAAGGTGGCACCGGCGGCGCCGGCGGGGCCGGTGGCCTGGGCGGTTCGATCAGCGGTAACGGCGGCAACGGTGGGGCCGGTGGTGCGGGCGGCACCGGGGGAACCGGTGGTGCCGGCCAGAACGGAGCCAACGGCGACACCGACGGCGGCTACGGTCAGTCCGGCGGTGACGGGGGCCGAGGCGGCCAGGGCGGCAACGGTGGCCGCGGCGGTGCCGGCGGTGGAGTGGCCTTCGGCGGATCCGGGCGCGACGGTGAGATCGGGGCCGGCGGGGACGCCGGCAACGGCGGCACCGGTGGCACCCCCGGTGACGGTGGCAAGGGCGCCGACGCCGTCATCGGCGGCGGCAACGGCGGTGCCGGCGGCAACGGTGGTAGCAGCTATGGCGGTGCGGCCGGCGCTGCCGGCAGCGGCTCGGTCAAGGGCGCAGCGGGTATCGCGGGTGGCCCGGCGAGCGGTATCCACGGCAACGGCGGGGCCGGCGGAAACGGCTCCGACGGCGCCTCACCCGGGGCCCGTGGCGGTGACGGCGGCCGCGGCGGCAACGGTGGCAACATCGGAAACGGTGGCATCGGCGGCAACGGCGGACAGGGCGCCCTAGGCCGGCAGGGCGACGGCGGAACCGGCTACGGCGTGTCCGGAAGTGCCGGCGGTACCGGAGGAGCGGGCGGCAACGGCGGTGCCGGTGGCACGGGCGGCAGCGACCGCGGCGACGGCGGTCTCGGTGGTTCCGGCGGTGCCGGCGGTACCGGTGGAACCGGTGGCACCGGGACGAACGGCGCGGTGGGTGTCGGCAACGGCGGCAACGGGCAGCACGGTGGCAACGGCGGTGCGGGCGGTACCGGCGGCGCCGGCGGCAATGGCGGCACCGGGGGTGGCGTGGCGTCGGGTGGATCGGGCCACGCCGGTGCTCAAGGACTAGGCGGCAACGGTGGCGCCGGCGGTACCGGCGGCACTCCCGGCGACGGTGGCCGGGGCGCGGACAACCGCGACATCAGCAGGTTCTCCGGCTCTGGCGGTGACGGTGGCAACGGCGGCGACGCGGGGGCCGGCGGAGCAGGAGGTGCGGGCGGCACCGGCTCCACCAACGGTGTCACCGGTGCGGCCGGCCAGTTGCCCACCGGTGCGCTGGGCAACGGCGGCGACGCCGGTAAGGGTGCGGACGCCACCGCCGTCCACGACTTCGGCGGTAACGGCGGGCGTGGCGGCAACGGCGGCAACATCGGCAACGGCGGGCGCGGCGGCGACGGCGGCGCCGGTGGACCCGGCTTGGTCGGAAAGAACGGCAGCAACGGCCAACAGGGCTTCGGCAACACCTACAACGGCGGTGTCGGGACCGGGGGCGATCAGGGCGGCACCGGCGGTGACGGTGGGCGCGGCGGTGCCGGCGGTTCGATCCGCGGCAACGGCGGTGACGGTGGCACCGGCGGAGTCGGCGGTGACGGCGGGACCGGCGGCCGGGGTGGCAACGGCGCCAACGGCTCCGGCGCCCCCGCCCAGAGTGGCGGTTACGGCAACACCGGCGGCAAGGGTGGCACCGGCGGAAACGGTGGCACCGGCGGCCGGGGTGGTACCGCGACCAACGGCAACGGCGGTCACGGTGGCATGGGCGGTGAAGGCGGTCTCGGCGGAGGCGGCGGAGCCGGCGGTGACGGCGGCGACTCCTGGGGTCTGTACGAGGCCGGCACCGGCGGCACCGGCGGCAGCGGCGGTACCGGGGGCGTCAGCGGCGCCGGCGGTGTGGGCGGCAGCTCCACCAACGGTCTGGGCGGAAACGGCGGCGACACCGGCCGGGGCGGCCAAGGAGGCGGCGGCGGGCCAGGTGGTGACGGCGGCAGTGGCTATCTGGCCAAGGACGGCGGCACCGGTGGTGCCGGGGGCGCCGGCGGAGACTCCAACGGCACCGTGGGCGCCGGCGGCAGCCCCGGAGGCGCGAACGGACAGATCAGTCGACCCGGGCTGAGCGGCACCACGGGCGTCAAGGGCGATCACGGCTGA
- a CDS encoding zinc-binding dehydrogenase has product MRAVVITKQGPPSVLQVQDRPDPPPPAAGQVRIAVRAAGVNFADHLARVGLYPDAPELPAVVGYEVAGTIEAVGDGVNPARVGERVLAGTRFGGYAEIVNADAEDTIVLPASMSFDEGAAVPVNYATAWAALHGYGSLRAGERVLVHAAAGGVGIAAIQLAKAAGAVVHGTASPGKHAQLDALGIDRAIDYRRKGWWKGLPAYDMVLDGLGGTSAWRSFSLLRPGGRLAAYGLSSLQQGEKRSLLRAAPQALAMLRGFSLIAQMEQSKTVIGINMLRLWDDRGTLGPWIAPLTETLSAGIAKPIVHAAVPFANAAEAHRILAARENVGKVVLVP; this is encoded by the coding sequence ATGCGCGCCGTCGTCATCACCAAACAAGGCCCACCATCGGTGCTGCAGGTGCAGGATCGCCCCGATCCCCCGCCGCCGGCTGCCGGCCAGGTACGCATCGCGGTCCGCGCTGCCGGGGTGAACTTCGCCGATCATCTGGCCCGGGTCGGGTTGTATCCCGACGCGCCCGAACTGCCCGCCGTGGTCGGTTACGAGGTCGCCGGGACCATCGAGGCCGTCGGCGACGGCGTGAATCCCGCCCGGGTCGGCGAACGCGTATTGGCCGGCACCCGGTTCGGCGGCTACGCCGAGATCGTCAATGCCGACGCCGAGGACACCATCGTTCTGCCGGCGTCGATGAGCTTCGATGAGGGTGCCGCGGTCCCGGTGAACTACGCCACGGCCTGGGCCGCTCTGCACGGATATGGATCCCTGCGGGCCGGTGAACGGGTACTGGTGCACGCCGCGGCCGGTGGCGTCGGTATCGCCGCGATCCAACTGGCCAAGGCCGCCGGAGCGGTCGTACACGGCACGGCATCGCCGGGCAAGCACGCTCAACTCGACGCACTGGGCATCGACCGGGCCATCGACTACCGGCGAAAGGGCTGGTGGAAGGGTCTGCCCGCCTACGACATGGTGCTCGACGGGCTCGGCGGCACCTCGGCGTGGCGCTCGTTTTCGTTGCTGCGTCCCGGCGGGCGGCTCGCCGCCTACGGCCTGTCGTCGTTGCAGCAGGGCGAGAAACGGTCATTGCTGCGGGCGGCGCCGCAGGCGCTGGCGATGCTGCGCGGCTTCAGCCTGATCGCTCAGATGGAGCAGTCCAAGACCGTGATCGGCATCAACATGCTGCGACTGTGGGACGACCGGGGCACCCTCGGGCCCTGGATCGCACCCCTGACCGAGACGCTGTCGGCAGGGATCGCCAAACCGATTGTGCACGCGGCGGTACCGTTCGCGAATGCCGCTGAGGCGCACCGGATTCTGGCCGCCCGCGAGAACGTCGGCAAGGTGGTGCTAGTCCCCTAG
- a CDS encoding carboxymuconolactone decarboxylase family protein, with translation MDVFDELNRLVALAGDPVEDSDPAVAEFAEQFGVDVSVITDAQRDRLREALGDQAFSVVAQMFIADFAPRVRAGLAALGLTAAWPAAEDTDRSGDLAGTLFNGFMPAVARLRALDAVTSEVVRLRVAAQHNCRLCKSLRETTALDAGGSESLYDDIERFEESGRLNEAQKAALRYVDALIWTPTQIDAEVAAGVRRYFTDEQAVELTLDVMRNSGNKIAVALAADAPRVAEGIDHYLIDADGQTVYS, from the coding sequence GTGGACGTCTTCGATGAGCTGAACCGGTTGGTGGCGTTGGCGGGCGATCCGGTGGAGGACTCCGATCCCGCGGTCGCCGAGTTCGCCGAACAGTTCGGCGTCGACGTCTCGGTGATCACCGATGCGCAACGGGACCGGCTGCGGGAAGCACTGGGAGACCAGGCCTTCAGTGTGGTCGCGCAGATGTTCATCGCCGATTTCGCACCGCGGGTGCGTGCCGGTCTGGCCGCGCTGGGGCTCACGGCGGCATGGCCGGCGGCCGAGGACACAGATCGGTCGGGCGACCTGGCCGGCACCCTGTTCAACGGGTTCATGCCCGCCGTCGCCCGGTTACGGGCCCTGGATGCGGTGACCTCCGAGGTGGTCCGGCTCCGCGTGGCGGCGCAACACAACTGCCGACTGTGCAAATCGCTGCGCGAGACGACGGCGCTGGATGCCGGCGGCTCGGAGTCGCTCTACGACGACATCGAACGCTTCGAGGAATCCGGTCGGCTCAACGAGGCACAGAAGGCCGCACTGCGCTACGTCGATGCGCTGATCTGGACACCGACGCAGATCGATGCGGAGGTGGCGGCGGGGGTGCGCCGGTACTTCACCGACGAGCAGGCCGTCGAACTGACGTTGGACGTGATGCGTAACTCCGGCAACAAGATCGCGGTGGCGCTGGCCGCCGATGCGCCGCGGGTGGCCGAGGGCATCGATCACTACCTGATCGACGCCGACGGCCAGACGGTGTACAGCTGA
- a CDS encoding alpha/beta fold hydrolase, with protein MTAETFVTHTPGDVRIIADRHGDPDARAVVFLHGGGQTRRSWGKAAAAVAERGWQAVTVDLRGHGESDWDEDGDYRLVRFADDVHEVLRTLPPDPVLVGASLGGMTATLLAGEIAPGAASAVVLVDIVPNMDSSGAQRIQAFMTERAESGFESLDEVADAIAAYNPHRPRPADLSGLTANLRRRGDRWYWHWDPKFVGGDEYRGPMEIHDVDRLNTAVQAILDGGVPILLVRGQLSDLVSAQNAEDFLARFPQVEFVDVAGAGHMVAGDRNDVFADAVLDFLARHSD; from the coding sequence ATGACCGCGGAAACCTTCGTCACCCACACGCCCGGCGATGTGCGGATCATCGCCGACCGGCACGGCGATCCCGACGCCCGTGCGGTGGTCTTCCTGCACGGCGGCGGACAGACCCGCCGATCCTGGGGCAAGGCCGCCGCGGCGGTGGCCGAACGAGGCTGGCAGGCCGTCACCGTCGACCTGCGCGGTCACGGCGAATCCGACTGGGACGAAGACGGTGACTATCGGCTCGTCCGCTTCGCCGACGACGTCCACGAGGTATTGCGTACCCTGCCGCCGGACCCGGTATTGGTCGGGGCGTCACTGGGCGGGATGACGGCGACCCTGCTGGCCGGGGAGATCGCGCCCGGTGCGGCCAGTGCCGTGGTGCTGGTCGACATCGTGCCGAATATGGATTCCTCAGGGGCTCAGCGGATTCAGGCGTTCATGACCGAGCGGGCGGAATCCGGTTTCGAATCCCTCGACGAGGTTGCCGATGCGATCGCCGCCTACAACCCGCACCGTCCCCGCCCGGCCGACCTCAGCGGGCTCACCGCGAATCTGCGCCGTCGTGGCGATCGCTGGTATTGGCATTGGGACCCGAAATTCGTCGGCGGCGACGAGTACCGCGGGCCCATGGAGATCCACGACGTCGATCGGCTCAACACCGCCGTGCAGGCCATCCTCGACGGCGGCGTGCCGATCCTGCTGGTGCGCGGCCAACTCAGCGACCTGGTCAGCGCCCAGAACGCCGAAGACTTCTTGGCACGCTTCCCGCAGGTCGAGTTCGTCGACGTCGCCGGGGCCGGTCACATGGTCGCCGGGGACCGCAACGACGTCTTCGCCGACGCCGTCCTGGACTTCCTAGCCCGCCACTCCGACTGA
- the mddA gene encoding methanethiol S-methyltransferase encodes MARYLALVYGALNYLVFLAVFGYAVGFVADVAVPRTVDVGPQAPAGRAVAVDVALLGLFALQHSVMARPAFKRWLTRVVPRAIERSTYVLASNLVLALLFWQWHPIPAVVWDVSAPAGRAALWVLFWLGWGIALTSTFMISHLDLFGLRQVYLAWRGRPYRGVEFRAPALYRLVRHPLMLGFVIAFWATPTMTAGHLLFAVATTGYILIALRLEERDLIAALGDEYRQYRAAVPMLIPGRVRARGSVLSDELAAIRLRCAALPEVDSRPPEQSIGYDDNGLPI; translated from the coding sequence ATGGCCCGCTATCTCGCCCTGGTCTACGGGGCACTCAACTACCTGGTATTCCTCGCGGTATTCGGTTACGCCGTCGGTTTCGTCGCCGACGTCGCGGTGCCGCGAACCGTCGATGTGGGCCCTCAGGCGCCGGCGGGACGGGCCGTCGCGGTCGACGTGGCGTTGCTGGGCCTGTTCGCGTTGCAGCACAGCGTGATGGCGCGCCCGGCGTTCAAGCGATGGCTGACCCGGGTGGTGCCGCGGGCGATCGAACGCAGCACCTACGTGCTGGCATCGAATCTGGTTTTGGCCCTGCTGTTTTGGCAGTGGCATCCCATCCCGGCGGTGGTCTGGGACGTGTCTGCGCCGGCGGGGCGCGCGGCGTTGTGGGTGCTGTTCTGGCTCGGCTGGGGGATCGCGCTGACGTCGACGTTCATGATCAGTCATCTCGACCTGTTCGGGCTGCGGCAGGTGTACCTGGCATGGCGGGGGCGGCCCTATCGCGGCGTCGAGTTCCGGGCGCCGGCGCTGTACCGGCTGGTGCGGCACCCGCTGATGCTGGGCTTCGTGATCGCGTTCTGGGCCACGCCCACCATGACCGCCGGCCACCTGCTGTTCGCCGTGGCGACCACCGGCTACATCCTGATCGCGCTGCGCCTGGAGGAGCGCGACCTGATCGCGGCGCTCGGCGACGAGTACCGGCAGTACCGGGCCGCGGTGCCGATGCTGATTCCGGGCCGCGTGCGCGCACGGGGCAGTGTGCTGAGTGATGAGCTCGCCGCGATTCGGCTGCGCTGTGCGGCGTTGCCGGAGGTGGATTCCCGGCCGCCAGAACAGAGCATCGGCTACGACGACAATGGCCTGCCCATCTGA
- a CDS encoding IS3 family transposase (programmed frameshift), which produces MSKKQTPGKPTSRRYSPEEKASAVRMVRTLRAELGTEHGTVQRVANQLGYGVESVRQSVRQADIDDGHAPGVSTAEARRIKDLEQENRELKRANEILKRAAKFLRGGARPPTQEIVAFIDANRADLGVEPICTVLRSAGLRVAPSTYYAAKNRTHCARAVRDALMTPILVELWEANYRVYGARKLAKAARRAGHHVGRDQVARLMKAAGITGVHRRRKVRTTKADPEAPRHPDLVKRDFTAVAPDQLWVTDLTYVPTWAGVAYVCFITDAFSRMIVGWRVASHMRTTMVLDAIEMARWSRGNTLPGLRCHSDAGAQFTCIRYGERLAEIGAVPSIGTVGDSYDNALAETVNGYYKAELIYGPAHSGPWKTVEDVELATLGWVHWHNTSRLHGYLDDLPPTEYEDAFYAGQRIDQTLAEIH; this is translated from the exons ATGTCGAAGAAGCAGACGCCGGGTAAACCGACGAGTCGTCGCTACAGTCCGGAGGAGAAGGCCTCGGCGGTGCGGATGGTGCGCACCTTGCGCGCGGAGCTGGGCACCGAGCACGGCACCGTGCAGCGCGTGGCCAACCAGCTCGGTTACGGGGTGGAGTCTGTGCGCCAGAGCGTGCGCCAGGCAGATATCGACGACGGGCATGCGCCCGGGGTATCGACCGCGGAGGCACGGCGGATCAAGGACCTTGAGCAGGAGAATCGAGAGCTCAAGCGTGCCAACGAAATACTGAAACGGGCAGCCA AGTTTCTTCGGGGCGGAGCTCGACCGCCAACACAAGAAATAGTGGCCTTCATCGACGCCAACCGTGCCGATCTCGGGGTCGAGCCCATCTGCACCGTCCTGCGCAGCGCAGGCCTGCGGGTGGCCCCGAGCACCTACTACGCGGCCAAGAACCGCACGCACTGTGCGCGGGCGGTCCGCGACGCGCTCATGACGCCGATCCTGGTGGAGCTCTGGGAGGCCAATTACCGCGTCTACGGAGCCCGCAAGCTGGCCAAGGCCGCCCGTCGTGCCGGCCACCACGTGGGCCGTGACCAGGTCGCCCGGTTGATGAAGGCCGCCGGCATCACCGGCGTGCATCGCCGCAGGAAGGTACGCACCACCAAGGCCGATCCGGAGGCGCCACGGCATCCGGATCTGGTCAAACGTGATTTCACCGCTGTCGCACCTGACCAGCTGTGGGTGACGGATCTGACGTATGTGCCGACCTGGGCTGGGGTGGCCTACGTGTGCTTCATCACCGACGCGTTCTCCCGGATGATCGTGGGCTGGCGGGTCGCGTCGCACATGCGCACCACCATGGTGCTCGATGCGATCGAGATGGCCCGCTGGTCACGGGGAAACACGTTGCCGGGCTTGCGATGTCATTCTGATGCCGGGGCGCAGTTCACCTGTATTCGCTATGGTGAACGTCTCGCTGAGATCGGCGCGGTGCCCTCCATCGGCACCGTCGGTGACAGCTACGACAATGCCCTGGCTGAGACGGTCAACGGCTACTACAAGGCCGAGCTGATCTACGGACCCGCCCATTCGGGGCCGTGGAAGACCGTCGAGGACGTCGAACTGGCCACCCTGGGCTGGGTGCACTGGCACAACACCAGCCGCCTACACGGCTACCTCGACGACCTGCCGCCGACCGAGTACGAAGACGCCTTCTACGCTGGGCAACGGATCGACCAAACCCTGGCCGAAATCCACTAG